The bacterium genome includes a region encoding these proteins:
- a CDS encoding DinB family protein — protein MGSRIDLLLRGIDEVFNVSGWQIALREAVDVTAAQAAWSPGPGRNSIWKIVNHVSLWMEDVADCMAGVPPKPKGWAAGADFREIESVTGEAWRASVERLGAAHTRLKAELAKRTDAELDAPSPGRSVALSSTILGLIAHDGYHCGQICYLRALQGIPAGY, from the coding sequence ATGGGGAGCAGGATCGACCTGCTGCTTCGCGGGATTGACGAGGTCTTCAACGTGAGCGGCTGGCAGATCGCGCTGCGCGAGGCCGTCGACGTGACGGCGGCCCAGGCGGCGTGGAGTCCGGGGCCCGGGCGCAACTCGATCTGGAAAATCGTCAACCACGTGTCGCTTTGGATGGAAGATGTCGCTGACTGCATGGCCGGCGTTCCGCCGAAACCGAAGGGGTGGGCGGCCGGCGCGGACTTCCGCGAGATCGAGAGCGTGACCGGCGAGGCGTGGCGCGCCTCGGTGGAGCGGCTCGGTGCGGCCCACACGCGACTCAAGGCGGAGCTCGCGAAGCGAACCGATGCCGAGCTCGACGCGCCGAGCCCGGGCAGGTCGGTTGCGCTGTCGAGCACGATCCTCGGCCTGATCGCGCACGACGGGTACCATTGCGGCCAGATCTGTTACCTTCGGGCGCTGCAGGGGATCCCCGCGGGATACTAG